A portion of the Armatimonadota bacterium genome contains these proteins:
- a CDS encoding ATP-binding protein, with amino-acid sequence MNDRTENENKGFVAPPSRKEIGLVVSGSLLEGLKMKLHPDQSVEDIRAGKFVVVEGEKYEFFSMITDVVLETSIRGLLDNPPRRDNELMHQVISGTATYGTIQLRPMLMLPSGSEGELRPVKTIPGHFSPVFTANKTDVSRVFGDENKDPKFFHIGTPLDMEDTPVCLNLDRFVERSNGIFGKSGTGKTFLTRIVLCGIIKNSKAVNLVFDMHSEYGWKGTIESDGGRAEVRGLKQYFQDKVAVFSLDPDSSRRRKAPVDSEVKIPYSQVTVDDIILLQNELNLAPTALETSYALINKFGEGLWLSKLVKMSAEEMAEFCQTNNVHQRSLEALQRKLKVLTESCKSFLIDDSLQSVDTDAVKQIMSYLDDGKHVVLEFGQHTQPLRYMLVANILTRRIHDAYVKKTEEALGRNESKPTPLIITIEEAHKFLSPPLANQTIFGTIAREMRKYNVTLLVVDQRPSGIDDEVLSQVGTRITCLLNDERDIDAVLTGVSNASGLRGVLATLDSKQQALILGHAVPMPIVIQTRFYDDEDFRLSMGQIPSDKLDEQIEHEISRDFT; translated from the coding sequence ATGAATGACCGCACTGAAAACGAAAACAAGGGATTTGTGGCTCCACCCAGTCGAAAAGAAATCGGTTTAGTGGTTAGCGGCTCTCTTCTTGAAGGCCTCAAGATGAAACTTCATCCAGACCAATCGGTAGAGGATATCCGCGCAGGCAAGTTTGTGGTCGTCGAGGGCGAAAAATATGAATTCTTTTCAATGATTACCGACGTTGTGCTCGAGACTTCAATCCGCGGCTTACTCGACAATCCCCCAAGGCGCGATAATGAACTTATGCACCAGGTTATCAGCGGCACAGCAACATATGGAACAATTCAACTTCGCCCGATGCTTATGCTTCCCTCGGGTTCAGAAGGCGAACTCCGACCTGTTAAAACGATTCCTGGACACTTTAGCCCAGTTTTTACTGCAAATAAAACAGATGTTAGCCGGGTATTCGGCGACGAGAACAAAGACCCAAAGTTCTTCCACATTGGCACGCCACTCGATATGGAAGATACGCCAGTCTGTCTGAACCTAGATCGCTTCGTCGAACGTAGCAACGGAATATTCGGCAAATCCGGCACAGGAAAAACGTTCCTAACTCGCATCGTTCTCTGCGGCATAATCAAGAACAGCAAGGCCGTCAATCTTGTCTTCGATATGCATAGCGAATACGGTTGGAAGGGAACTATTGAAAGCGACGGCGGCAGGGCCGAAGTCCGAGGCTTAAAGCAATATTTCCAGGACAAGGTAGCTGTGTTTTCCCTAGACCCCGATTCATCGAGGCGGAGGAAGGCACCGGTTGATTCCGAGGTAAAAATTCCTTACAGCCAGGTAACCGTTGATGACATAATACTCCTCCAAAATGAGCTTAATCTCGCCCCCACTGCTTTGGAGACATCATATGCCCTCATAAATAAATTCGGAGAGGGTTTGTGGCTTAGCAAACTAGTGAAAATGAGCGCTGAAGAAATGGCTGAGTTTTGCCAAACCAACAATGTACACCAGCGTTCTTTGGAAGCACTGCAGAGAAAACTTAAGGTTCTTACTGAAAGCTGTAAATCATTCTTAATTGACGATTCTTTGCAGAGTGTAGACACAGACGCTGTCAAACAAATAATGAGTTATCTTGATGATGGCAAACACGTAGTGCTCGAATTTGGTCAGCATACCCAGCCCCTTCGGTACATGCTGGTCGCCAACATACTTACTAGGCGGATTCACGATGCCTACGTAAAAAAGACTGAGGAAGCTCTAGGTAGAAATGAGTCAAAGCCGACGCCTCTTATAATTACTATAGAGGAAGCACATAAATTTCTCAGCCCGCCGCTGGCAAATCAAACAATATTTGGAACAATCGCTCGCGAAATGCGCAAGTACAATGTGACGTTACTAGTTGTTGACCAGCGACCTTCAGGGATTGACGATGAGGTATTATCGCAGGTTGGCACGCGAATAACTTGTCTATTAAACGATGAGAGAGATATTGATGCGGTGCTGACCGGCGTGAGCAACGCATCAGGATTAAGAGGTGTGCTTGCAACCCTCGACAGCAAGCAGCAAGCATTGATTCTTGGTCATGCGGTACCAATGCCTATTGTGATTCAAACACGCTTTTATGACGACGAAGACTTTCGCCTCAGCATGGGGCAAATTCCTTCTGACAAGCTGGACGAACAAATAGAACATGAAATAAGCCGTGATTTCACATAA
- a CDS encoding DNA double-strand break repair nuclease NurA, translated as MTKSTALVIIGKTHVRLTFSARPVANMLELEKIAPAVKEFAHEKADVLRGLGDQFSVANRVINDICSDVNRAHSRIEKARTSWLIADFLEPLDAAHQCPECPHPHAVIAVDGSQIAPGKHEIALCYLINTAAVVIYYGTSERPYAETKPELCYTEDKLYEDYAGRRVQIADKFLGIRRTLAESEHLEQTIREVASKDIPAVALWDGSLIRWTLESEPTDYKNRVLAQYLRVFETAREKRIPIVGYISDPGSKDFVNSLRIMLCPDEQVDCDKCGREPPRPCDAVNQLSDGVIFERRLEPGCRSALFTSRSKILGQYGEHEVQACYLNLGQEVARLEIPKWVAEDDELLNMVHAVCYDQAEKGRGYPVALSQAHERAVVTAKDKAEFFELIKHFFVKHGVRVSHSLKRISKGF; from the coding sequence TTGACAAAGAGCACTGCCCTTGTTATTATTGGCAAAACACACGTTCGCCTTACTTTTTCTGCTAGACCGGTTGCCAATATGCTTGAACTAGAGAAAATCGCACCCGCCGTGAAAGAGTTTGCCCATGAAAAAGCAGATGTACTTAGAGGGCTAGGCGATCAATTCTCGGTGGCGAATAGAGTTATTAACGATATATGTTCAGATGTCAACCGCGCCCACAGTCGAATCGAAAAAGCCAGGACCTCCTGGCTGATTGCTGACTTCCTTGAGCCCCTAGACGCGGCTCACCAGTGTCCCGAGTGTCCACATCCCCATGCTGTAATTGCAGTTGACGGCTCACAGATCGCCCCTGGCAAGCACGAAATTGCATTGTGTTATCTAATTAACACGGCGGCTGTCGTTATCTACTACGGAACCAGCGAGCGGCCATATGCCGAAACAAAACCCGAGTTGTGCTATACAGAAGATAAATTATACGAAGACTATGCTGGCCGTCGCGTGCAAATTGCTGATAAATTTCTCGGCATCCGCCGAACCCTCGCCGAAAGCGAGCACCTCGAGCAAACAATTCGAGAGGTTGCGTCAAAGGACATCCCGGCAGTGGCCCTTTGGGACGGGAGCCTAATACGATGGACTCTTGAAAGCGAGCCAACAGACTACAAAAATAGGGTGCTAGCTCAATACCTTAGGGTATTCGAAACTGCAAGAGAAAAACGCATACCAATTGTAGGCTATATTAGCGACCCGGGAAGCAAAGATTTCGTCAACTCCCTTAGGATAATGCTCTGCCCAGACGAACAAGTCGACTGCGACAAATGTGGGCGAGAGCCACCTCGCCCTTGTGATGCGGTAAACCAACTTAGCGATGGAGTAATATTTGAGAGGCGTTTGGAGCCCGGTTGCCGATCTGCTCTCTTCACTAGCAGATCAAAAATACTGGGACAATACGGAGAACATGAAGTTCAAGCTTGCTACTTGAACCTTGGGCAAGAGGTAGCTAGGCTTGAAATCCCAAAGTGGGTTGCGGAGGACGACGAGCTTCTTAATATGGTTCATGCTGTGTGCTATGACCAAGCAGAGAAAGGCCGTGGCTATCCTGTTGCCCTATCACAGGCTCACGAGCGAGCAGTCGTTACCGCAAAAGATAAAGCTGAATTCTTCGAATTGATAAAGCACTTTTTCGTAAAGCATGGCGTACGTGTAAGCCACAGTTTGAAAAGGATATCGAAGGGATTCTAA
- the tatA gene encoding twin-arginine translocase TatA/TatE family subunit: MGSVQFPEIFVIMLLALLFFGPKKLPEIGRTMGKAIRELKKAAREFTSSVEEITADDED, from the coding sequence ATGGGATCCGTACAGTTTCCCGAAATTTTTGTAATTATGCTCCTTGCGTTATTGTTTTTCGGTCCAAAAAAACTTCCGGAAATCGGGCGAACGATGGGAAAAGCAATTCGGGAGCTGAAAAAGGCGGCTAGAGAATTCACATCGTCGGTTGAGGAAATTACCGCAGATGATGAAGATTAA
- the tatA gene encoding twin-arginine translocase TatA/TatE family subunit: MPHGQELIIILVIILLLFGAKKLPELGRSLGQGIKEFKKSSKGLLDEDEEEEKEKKTTESA, translated from the coding sequence ATGCCACACGGTCAGGAACTGATAATTATCCTCGTGATAATCCTACTCTTGTTCGGTGCAAAAAAGCTGCCTGAGCTAGGCAGGTCACTGGGCCAAGGTATCAAAGAGTTCAAGAAATCGTCGAAGGGTCTGCTTGACGAAGACGAAGAAGAAGAGAAGGAAAAGAAGACAACCGAATCGGCTTAG
- a CDS encoding L,D-transpeptidase, with protein sequence MRLIVLPLVFLISFIASDVCAQALYVTWPPQIEVVEGEAFSLEWSAGGAETVVVAISGTRTPLGGQSRGEFSYLIGKVPAAQCALHFTVPWIDSLVFLVKIKAYNNAGKLLGKEERSYRFRPAVLANRRADGIYLDLHLRINQRLYVQKDGKLTHAYLTTSSAAYNWVYSPKSPRRIHDHAGVFSILSKTRYHWSSQFNVAMLRAMRYHEGHFIHATPRTQYYLLGRPASHGCNRLTLQDAKQLYEMTPLGTRVEIIGPKG encoded by the coding sequence ATGCGGCTGATAGTTTTGCCTTTGGTTTTCTTGATAAGTTTTATTGCATCCGATGTGTGCGCCCAGGCGCTTTACGTTACATGGCCTCCGCAGATAGAGGTGGTAGAAGGAGAAGCATTCTCGCTCGAGTGGTCTGCCGGTGGAGCGGAGACCGTCGTCGTTGCAATCAGTGGCACTCGTACACCGCTTGGCGGTCAGTCGCGTGGGGAATTTTCCTACTTAATTGGAAAGGTACCGGCAGCTCAGTGTGCACTCCACTTCACGGTGCCTTGGATTGATTCACTTGTCTTTTTGGTTAAAATCAAGGCTTATAATAACGCTGGTAAGCTTTTGGGTAAGGAGGAGAGGTCATATCGGTTTCGCCCCGCGGTTCTTGCAAACCGAAGGGCCGATGGTATCTATCTTGATTTGCATTTGCGAATTAACCAGCGACTATATGTGCAGAAGGATGGAAAGCTTACTCATGCTTATCTAACTACATCCTCGGCGGCCTATAATTGGGTTTATTCGCCCAAAAGTCCACGAAGAATCCATGATCATGCTGGCGTTTTCAGCATTCTTTCTAAAACGAGGTACCACTGGTCATCGCAGTTTAATGTTGCCATGCTTCGGGCAATGCGGTATCACGAGGGGCACTTTATCCATGCCACACCTAGAACTCAATATTACCTCCTAGGACGTCCCGCTTCTCATGGGTGCAATCGACTAACGCTCCAAGATGCAAAGCAACTCTATGAAATGACGCCTCTAGGTACGCGCGTTGAGATTATTGGCCCGAAAGGTTAA
- the pfkB gene encoding 1-phosphofructokinase, producing the protein MILTVTPNTAVDKTYTVENFSIDRVHRPSEWRIVAGGKGINVARVYKELGGEAIATGFVGGHNGEFILEALRAEGLKADFVRTRGESRVCIAILDPVNRTQTELNEIGPSITADEVERLKLKFESLVPGMEFAVLSGSTPPGVPDSIYRDMIEIARQYDVRCVLDGNGAPLAEGFKALPFMAKPNIHELSAIVGRQLGTIEEAADAACEFVRRGIEMMIVTFGRDGALIATDNIVWRAKSPEINFVSAVGSGDALAAAVVYALSQGATPEEALRLGTAAGAANAMTYGAGFCSREDIYRLAEEVELERI; encoded by the coding sequence GTGATTCTTACTGTTACACCAAACACTGCAGTTGATAAGACATATACAGTTGAGAATTTCTCAATCGACCGTGTTCACCGACCCAGCGAATGGCGAATCGTAGCCGGCGGTAAGGGCATAAATGTAGCACGGGTCTACAAAGAGCTTGGTGGCGAGGCGATTGCAACTGGCTTTGTTGGCGGCCACAATGGGGAATTCATCCTAGAAGCTTTGCGGGCTGAGGGGTTGAAGGCAGATTTTGTGCGCACTAGGGGGGAGTCGCGCGTTTGCATAGCAATTCTCGACCCTGTCAATCGTACACAAACCGAATTGAATGAGATAGGCCCAAGTATAACCGCCGACGAGGTTGAGAGGCTTAAGCTTAAGTTTGAAAGCCTCGTTCCCGGAATGGAGTTCGCTGTGCTTTCCGGCAGCACTCCTCCGGGCGTGCCGGATTCAATTTATAGGGATATGATTGAGATTGCTCGCCAATACGATGTGCGCTGTGTTCTCGATGGCAATGGTGCTCCGCTTGCAGAAGGGTTCAAGGCACTTCCATTCATGGCGAAACCTAATATCCATGAGTTGTCCGCAATTGTAGGGCGCCAACTTGGTACAATTGAAGAAGCAGCAGATGCCGCATGCGAATTCGTTAGGCGGGGTATCGAAATGATGATTGTGACTTTCGGACGTGATGGAGCGCTAATCGCCACAGATAATATCGTTTGGCGTGCAAAATCACCAGAAATTAATTTTGTCAGCGCAGTTGGATCCGGCGATGCTTTAGCAGCGGCAGTAGTCTACGCTCTTAGCCAGGGTGCGACGCCGGAAGAGGCTTTGCGGCTGGGAACTGCAGCTGGTGCGGCGAATGCGATGACTTACGGGGCGGGCTTTTGCTCTCGTGAAGATATCTATAGGCTTGCGGAGGAAGTGGAGCTGGAGCGTATTTAA
- the secG gene encoding preprotein translocase subunit SecG, whose amino-acid sequence MGAFSLFLTVVQFVSALILIVLVMLQTTKSEGLTGTIGGKASATFKGKPGLDEKLSQLTKWSAVGFAVTSALLYWISIKAGA is encoded by the coding sequence TTGGGTGCTTTTTCGCTATTTTTAACCGTCGTGCAGTTTGTGAGCGCTCTCATACTCATTGTATTGGTCATGCTACAAACAACTAAGAGCGAGGGCCTGACCGGTACGATTGGTGGCAAGGCTTCAGCAACTTTCAAGGGGAAGCCTGGGCTTGATGAAAAGCTTTCACAGCTCACAAAGTGGTCAGCAGTGGGTTTTGCTGTTACGAGCGCACTCCTTTATTGGATTAGCATAAAAGCTGGAGCGTAG